A genomic segment from Clostridium pasteurianum BC1 encodes:
- a CDS encoding beta-glucoside-specific PTS transporter subunit IIABC codes for MDFKQLAKDVVEQIGGISNISQVRNCSTRLRFDLKDYSLVNEDKLKKIKGVAGVVNKGGQFQVIIGTEVAHVREEIEKLGSIVQGDKGVGQKGDKGGVINTVLDVICGSVTPVIPAFIAGGLFKAVLSLFVLFNLVSKTDQTYVLMNTIADATFYFMPILVAYAASKKFNCSTILSMTVAAILLHPNLIALRTAAKPVHFFNIPVVMANYSSSIIPSILAVWFLSYVERFAERVTPKIVKVFVKPLLILAIVAPVTLIVLGPIGSIIGNGLTNVFIFLDGIGTWIVPTLIGFVYPLLVMTGMHWSLMPIFLQQIAKQGYETLSGPGALASNTAQAAASLCVAIKTKNIEKRQLASSVGLTALMGITEPAMFGVTLTNKKILACVMAGGGIGGFFAGITHLVRYAPGGASVETLPLYIGANPMNFIYAILTVIISFVCTFVFTWIFGYREDKVSEVEKVDNVSEIQNIKVPYVNGDVIIHSPVKGKIVDISEVPDPVFAEKMMGEGVAILPESDIICSPVKGRVLQVFETKHAVALKSDDDLEIIIHIGLETVNLKGEGFQVLVKEGDEVNIGKELVKVDLQFLKNKGINPITSVIIVNHENRIITKSLGDKNIEDSIMQIAN; via the coding sequence ATGGATTTTAAGCAATTGGCAAAGGATGTTGTTGAACAAATTGGAGGAATCAGTAATATCAGCCAGGTAAGAAATTGTTCCACAAGGCTTAGATTTGATTTAAAGGATTATTCACTTGTTAATGAAGATAAATTAAAGAAAATAAAAGGGGTAGCCGGTGTTGTAAATAAGGGTGGCCAGTTTCAGGTTATTATTGGTACTGAAGTTGCCCATGTAAGAGAGGAAATTGAAAAACTGGGCAGTATTGTTCAAGGAGATAAAGGAGTAGGTCAAAAGGGGGATAAAGGTGGAGTTATAAATACTGTTCTAGATGTAATCTGTGGTTCAGTTACTCCAGTTATACCAGCTTTTATTGCTGGGGGACTTTTTAAAGCAGTTTTATCCCTTTTCGTACTATTTAATTTGGTATCTAAAACTGATCAAACTTACGTATTGATGAATACGATTGCAGATGCTACTTTCTATTTTATGCCTATACTGGTTGCCTATGCTGCATCAAAGAAATTTAACTGCAGCACCATTTTATCCATGACTGTGGCGGCTATACTATTGCATCCAAACTTAATTGCATTGAGAACGGCTGCAAAACCTGTACACTTTTTTAATATTCCAGTAGTAATGGCTAATTATTCATCTTCAATTATTCCATCTATTTTAGCTGTATGGTTTTTGTCTTATGTGGAAAGGTTTGCAGAAAGAGTAACACCAAAAATCGTAAAGGTATTCGTGAAGCCTCTTCTTATTTTAGCTATTGTTGCTCCAGTTACACTAATAGTACTTGGACCTATAGGATCAATTATAGGTAATGGTCTTACAAATGTATTTATTTTCTTAGATGGAATAGGCACTTGGATTGTACCTACATTAATTGGTTTTGTTTATCCGTTATTAGTCATGACAGGTATGCACTGGAGTTTGATGCCAATTTTCCTACAGCAGATAGCTAAGCAGGGCTATGAAACATTGTCCGGTCCAGGAGCATTGGCTTCCAATACTGCACAAGCTGCAGCTTCACTATGTGTTGCCATTAAAACTAAAAATATTGAGAAAAGACAATTGGCAAGTTCTGTAGGACTTACAGCATTAATGGGAATAACAGAACCTGCAATGTTTGGTGTAACCTTAACCAATAAAAAGATATTAGCCTGTGTTATGGCTGGTGGAGGCATAGGAGGATTCTTTGCTGGAATTACACATTTGGTAAGATACGCGCCAGGTGGTGCGAGTGTAGAAACTCTACCGCTTTATATAGGTGCTAATCCAATGAATTTTATATACGCAATTCTAACTGTTATTATTTCCTTTGTTTGTACCTTTGTATTTACTTGGATCTTTGGATATAGAGAAGATAAAGTGTCAGAAGTTGAAAAAGTAGATAATGTGTCGGAGATTCAAAATATAAAAGTTCCCTACGTTAATGGTGATGTTATAATACACTCTCCTGTAAAAGGAAAAATTGTTGATATTTCTGAAGTTCCTGACCCTGTATTTGCTGAAAAGATGATGGGTGAGGGGGTCGCCATACTGCCAGAATCTGATATTATATGTTCTCCTGTAAAGGGTCGTGTACTTCAAGTTTTTGAAACAAAACATGCGGTAGCTTTAAAAAGTGATGATGACTTAGAAATAATAATTCATATTGGTCTGGAAACAGTTAATTTAAAAGGGGAAGGCTTTCAGGTATTGGTTAAAGAAGGTGATGAAGTAAACATAGGAAAAGAACTTGTAAAAGTAGATTTGCAATTCCTTAAGAATAAGGGTATTAACCCAATAACTTCAGTTATTATAGTTAATCATGAAAACAGAATTATTACAAAGTCTCTAGGAGATAAGAATATTGAAGATTCTATAATGCAAATTGCAAATTAG
- a CDS encoding 4Fe-4S dicluster domain-containing protein, whose translation MSNEVVKVNSRFCVEVDESACKECGYCTEVCPKGIFIIKESFNEKGYRPVEAVNTEKCIGCLKCFYICPDFAIDVKEKRKEGEEK comes from the coding sequence ATGAGTAATGAGGTAGTAAAAGTAAATAGTAGATTTTGTGTAGAAGTTGATGAATCTGCATGTAAAGAATGTGGATATTGTACAGAGGTATGCCCTAAAGGAATTTTTATTATTAAAGAATCCTTTAATGAAAAAGGATATAGACCTGTAGAAGCAGTTAATACAGAAAAATGTATAGGGTGTTTAAAATGTTTTTATATATGTCCTGATTTTGCTATTGATGTAAAAGAAAAGAGAAAAGAGGGTGAAGAAAAATGA
- a CDS encoding ABC transporter substrate-binding protein yields MKKISGILLATILVFGATFTGCSSGSGSKAQATSSSKIESVRIGTNRALGTVTPYVGKDNGTFEKAGIKPEIVDFQDGTTLMQAFATGKLDIAYVGIAPVATWQEKGVGLKVVASANGGGHVLLTREDTGINSIKDLKGKKIGDTNPGSVVDTLLRARILKEKAGLDPSKDTKIITGLAPADMPTALMVTKEVDAVITWEPFATQAESKFKGVKVLYDAGAEWKKENNGKSFYPVNVVIASQSFIDKHPDVLKKFLSANKETVDFINNQPDKANDVIAKELKLDKSIVSKARQRLDYTWQVDTSSTLQTLKWTNELGYLKSVPSKDKLFDLKYLPKK; encoded by the coding sequence ATGAAAAAAATATCAGGTATATTATTAGCAACAATACTAGTATTTGGTGCAACTTTTACGGGTTGCAGCAGTGGCAGTGGTAGTAAAGCACAAGCCACATCATCAAGCAAAATAGAGTCTGTAAGAATAGGAACAAATAGAGCATTAGGTACAGTTACACCTTATGTGGGTAAGGATAATGGAACATTTGAGAAGGCTGGTATCAAACCTGAAATTGTAGATTTTCAAGATGGAACTACTCTTATGCAGGCATTTGCAACAGGTAAGTTAGATATTGCATATGTAGGAATAGCTCCTGTAGCTACTTGGCAGGAAAAGGGAGTAGGATTAAAAGTAGTTGCATCTGCTAATGGTGGTGGACATGTACTTCTTACAAGAGAGGATACAGGTATTAATAGCATAAAAGATTTAAAGGGTAAAAAAATAGGAGATACCAATCCTGGTTCTGTGGTGGATACTTTGTTAAGAGCTAGAATTTTAAAAGAAAAGGCAGGATTAGATCCAAGCAAAGATACAAAAATAATTACTGGATTGGCTCCGGCAGACATGCCTACAGCGCTAATGGTAACAAAGGAAGTAGATGCAGTTATTACATGGGAACCATTTGCTACTCAAGCAGAAAGTAAATTTAAAGGAGTTAAAGTATTATATGATGCAGGTGCTGAATGGAAAAAAGAGAATAATGGAAAATCATTTTATCCAGTTAATGTAGTTATAGCTAGTCAATCTTTTATTGACAAGCATCCAGATGTATTGAAAAAGTTTTTAAGTGCCAACAAGGAAACTGTTGACTTTATTAATAACCAACCTGATAAGGCAAACGATGTTATTGCCAAGGAATTAAAATTAGATAAAAGCATTGTATCAAAAGCAAGACAGAGACTAGATTATACTTGGCAAGTAGATACTTCTTCTACACTTCAAACTTTAAAATGGACAAATGAGCTAGGATATCTAAAAAGTGTTCCATCAAAAGATAAATTATTTGACTTAAAGTATTTGCCTAAAAAATAA
- a CDS encoding 2-oxoacid:acceptor oxidoreductase family protein, producing the protein MAKRKEILISGFGGQGVVRIGQILSLASVYQGAYTTMLISHGTETRGGYVRSQVVISDAPVDSPIVENPDYFCALSKAAYNKFISLVKNGTIIYDPGYVELNNESTVNHLSINARELATYELGKELFANVIVLGVLSKLMSDILDKENVLKAMLERIIRFQEENKKAFEMGYNLI; encoded by the coding sequence ATGGCTAAAAGAAAAGAAATACTAATTAGTGGTTTTGGTGGACAAGGAGTAGTTAGAATAGGACAGATTTTAAGTTTAGCCTCTGTCTATCAAGGAGCATATACAACTATGCTAATTAGTCATGGTACAGAAACAAGAGGTGGATATGTACGTAGTCAGGTAGTTATTTCTGATGCACCGGTAGATAGTCCAATAGTTGAGAATCCAGATTATTTTTGTGCATTATCAAAAGCAGCTTATAATAAGTTTATCAGCTTAGTTAAAAATGGGACTATAATATATGATCCAGGATACGTTGAACTTAACAATGAATCAACAGTTAATCATTTGTCTATAAATGCAAGAGAGTTGGCTACGTATGAATTAGGTAAAGAACTTTTTGCTAATGTCATTGTTTTAGGAGTATTAAGCAAGTTGATGTCAGATATATTAGATAAAGAGAATGTTTTAAAAGCAATGCTAGAACGTATAATACGCTTTCAAGAAGAAAATAAGAAAGCATTTGAAATGGGATATAATTTGATTTAA
- a CDS encoding 2-oxoacid:ferredoxin oxidoreductase subunit alpha, translating into MKRIFDTGNAAITEAAIISGCRVYAGYPITPATELAENMSRRLPQVGGYYVQGEDELASLHICIGASLGGLKAMTSTSGPGYVLFADPYGWAISSEIPLVIVNAQRVGPVSGITGAPGQGEFYLSRYPTHGGNFETIVLAPNSVQEAFSITVEAFYLAERFRTPVTILADQLVTDGWETLIIPETEDEIKEMGLKVIPRKVNYGPQFYPSTDEVDIPPVVLGHNTGAACSDWTPTAEGYDTEEVEWQHKHAHRLIYKIRNNKDIINKYETYHLEDNPDIILVAYGSPSRVVKSAVDEARKQGLKVGGIRLISIWPFPDEIFNKKAIYLSVELNFDGQLVREVQRVVPKGSEVHFVGKCGELPKVSELIEITETLLKGDPIVSRPWEREAW; encoded by the coding sequence ATGAAGAGAATATTTGATACAGGAAATGCAGCTATAACTGAAGCAGCCATTATATCTGGATGTAGAGTATATGCAGGATATCCAATTACTCCAGCAACTGAACTAGCTGAAAATATGTCTAGAAGATTACCTCAAGTAGGTGGATATTACGTTCAAGGAGAAGATGAACTTGCTTCTTTACACATCTGTATTGGAGCATCTCTTGGCGGTCTTAAAGCAATGACATCTACTTCCGGACCAGGATATGTTCTTTTTGCAGATCCATATGGTTGGGCCATTTCTAGCGAAATTCCTCTAGTTATAGTAAATGCCCAGAGAGTTGGCCCTGTAAGCGGTATTACTGGTGCACCTGGTCAAGGAGAATTTTATTTAAGTAGGTATCCAACTCATGGTGGTAATTTTGAGACTATAGTACTAGCACCTAATAGTGTACAAGAAGCTTTTTCAATAACTGTTGAAGCTTTTTATCTAGCAGAACGTTTTAGAACTCCAGTAACTATACTGGCAGATCAATTGGTTACAGACGGATGGGAAACTTTAATTATTCCTGAAACGGAAGATGAAATTAAAGAGATGGGATTAAAAGTTATACCTAGAAAAGTTAACTACGGACCACAATTTTATCCTTCTACTGATGAAGTTGATATACCACCAGTAGTTTTAGGTCATAATACTGGTGCTGCATGTTCGGACTGGACACCAACTGCTGAAGGCTATGACACAGAAGAAGTTGAATGGCAACATAAGCATGCTCATAGGCTTATTTATAAGATTAGAAATAATAAGGATATAATTAATAAATATGAAACTTATCATTTAGAAGATAATCCTGATATCATACTAGTAGCTTATGGAAGTCCTTCAAGGGTAGTAAAAAGTGCAGTTGATGAAGCAAGAAAGCAAGGGTTAAAAGTTGGAGGTATAAGGCTGATTTCTATTTGGCCATTCCCTGATGAAATTTTTAATAAAAAAGCTATATATTTGTCCGTAGAATTAAATTTTGATGGACAACTTGTAAGAGAAGTTCAGAGGGTTGTACCAAAAGGTAGTGAAGTGCATTTTGTCGGAAAATGCGGCGAACTGCCAAAGGTATCAGAATTAATTGAAATAACGGAAACACTTTTAAAGGGTGATCCAATTGTTTCAAGACCATGGGAAAGGGAGGCCTGGTAA
- a CDS encoding MurR/RpiR family transcriptional regulator has translation MEFDKLIQNTELTELEKNVLKYIVLNIDNVMKMGVRGVAKANYTSTSTIMRLSKKLGYTGFVDMHYHLLPLVKRNGTHSEDSNDFLTKEQLDLLLKYISEKQINDFLDCLDEKNEKFKFIYATGFSSIAAEYINKKLLVLGKRCILASGTDSASIFENNLDSIGTMFVISKSGETGQVASKVKTAKENKIKVISFTGETDNTISRLADVSFKIQDSNKLDDRNVMPNIFFPNVLLLFEFLIYKAYRRLEGK, from the coding sequence ATGGAATTTGATAAATTAATACAAAATACAGAGTTGACAGAATTGGAAAAAAATGTATTGAAATATATTGTTTTAAATATTGATAATGTAATGAAAATGGGTGTGAGAGGAGTTGCTAAAGCAAATTATACTTCTACATCTACTATTATGAGGCTGTCTAAAAAGCTTGGGTATACAGGATTTGTAGACATGCATTATCATTTGCTGCCTTTGGTAAAAAGAAATGGAACACATTCTGAAGATTCTAATGATTTTTTGACTAAGGAACAATTAGATTTATTGTTAAAATATATATCTGAAAAGCAAATTAACGATTTTTTAGACTGCTTAGATGAAAAAAATGAAAAGTTTAAATTTATATATGCTACAGGGTTTTCTTCCATTGCAGCAGAATATATTAATAAAAAACTATTGGTACTTGGAAAACGTTGTATACTTGCAAGTGGAACGGATTCTGCCAGTATATTTGAAAATAATTTGGATTCTATTGGGACCATGTTTGTTATCTCTAAATCTGGAGAAACCGGACAAGTAGCATCAAAGGTAAAGACAGCAAAAGAAAATAAAATTAAGGTGATATCCTTTACAGGAGAAACAGACAATACAATTAGCAGGCTGGCAGATGTGAGTTTTAAAATACAGGATAGCAACAAATTGGATGACAGAAATGTTATGCCTAATATATTTTTCCCAAATGTACTTTTATTATTTGAATTTCTTATTTATAAAGCTTATAGAAGATTAGAAGGTAAATAA
- a CDS encoding thiamine pyrophosphate-dependent enzyme: MDYLAKKYLRSRKIPSTACSGCGLGQVHKKVLLAIDELGLGTEDVVWGTGIGCAGRQTFNTWKGDNFAGTHGRVYAIATGLRLALPQEKKIVLTVGDGDAFGIGLLHLLHCIRRNVDITVIVADNFGYQSTGGQYGWTTPQGYVTDSSPYGMMEQNWTQNGRDILDILREAGATFLARHTSIEGKNAVESIKKAIQNKGFSLVQISYPCVTNFMGKALGTRKPVDAYKWFKERTVSGVQKPSSDETMFYTGVYYDHSNSQPEFAEHLKKWVADIERRHTNG, translated from the coding sequence ATGGATTATTTAGCAAAAAAATATCTTCGCTCAAGAAAAATACCAAGCACAGCTTGTAGTGGATGCGGTTTAGGTCAAGTACATAAAAAGGTTCTTTTAGCTATTGATGAATTGGGACTAGGAACAGAGGATGTTGTCTGGGGAACAGGAATAGGTTGTGCTGGACGTCAGACTTTTAATACTTGGAAAGGAGATAATTTCGCTGGAACTCATGGTAGAGTTTATGCTATAGCTACAGGACTAAGATTAGCTCTTCCACAAGAAAAAAAGATTGTACTTACTGTAGGTGATGGAGATGCTTTTGGTATTGGATTGCTTCATCTTCTTCATTGTATTAGACGAAATGTAGATATTACAGTTATAGTTGCCGATAACTTTGGTTATCAATCTACAGGAGGTCAATATGGTTGGACAACTCCACAAGGATATGTTACTGATAGTAGTCCATATGGAATGATGGAGCAAAATTGGACTCAAAATGGAAGAGATATACTAGATATACTTAGAGAGGCAGGAGCTACATTTCTTGCAAGGCACACAAGCATAGAGGGAAAAAATGCAGTGGAAAGTATAAAAAAGGCCATTCAAAATAAAGGTTTTTCTCTTGTGCAAATATCATATCCCTGTGTTACAAATTTTATGGGAAAGGCATTAGGAACTCGTAAACCGGTAGATGCATATAAATGGTTTAAAGAAAGAACTGTTAGTGGAGTACAAAAGCCATCCTCTGATGAAACTATGTTCTATACTGGGGTTTATTATGATCATAGTAATAGTCAGCCAGAATTTGCTGAACATTTGAAGAAATGGGTAGCAGATATAGAAAGGAGGCATACAAATGGCTAA
- a CDS encoding ABC transporter permease gives MKHKYKRRWQGALAVIIFIIIWHVASVTGLFGKMPAEYSALLLPPPEKVLATIWNELSTGYLIEQLSISLFRVMIGFVISVIIGLSLGLAMALKPTLNNIFEPFVRIFSPIPGIAWVPLAILWFGLGNEAAIFIIVVGSIFPVLINTMQGVRAVDTTLVDAARTMGATHVQVLKRVMLPSLIPYLVTGFRLGLGFAWRVVIAAEMVGVPNGLGYMLSEGRATGRTDITIVTMVCLGVIMLIFEEILFDPLEKRTRFWRKSIS, from the coding sequence ATGAAACATAAATATAAGAGAAGATGGCAGGGAGCTTTAGCAGTAATTATTTTTATAATTATTTGGCATGTAGCTTCAGTAACTGGACTTTTTGGGAAAATGCCAGCGGAGTACTCAGCATTGCTTCTTCCACCACCAGAAAAGGTACTAGCTACAATTTGGAATGAACTATCTACAGGCTATTTAATAGAACAGTTATCTATAAGTTTATTCAGAGTAATGATAGGCTTTGTCATATCAGTAATTATAGGTTTATCCTTGGGTTTAGCTATGGCATTAAAGCCTACCTTAAATAACATATTTGAACCTTTTGTACGTATCTTTTCACCTATTCCAGGTATAGCTTGGGTACCTCTTGCAATATTATGGTTTGGATTAGGAAATGAAGCTGCAATATTTATTATAGTTGTTGGATCTATTTTCCCTGTTTTAATTAATACTATGCAGGGTGTAAGAGCTGTTGATACAACTCTTGTAGATGCAGCTAGAACTATGGGGGCAACTCATGTTCAGGTACTTAAAAGAGTAATGCTTCCAAGCCTTATTCCCTATTTAGTAACAGGGTTTCGTTTAGGACTTGGATTTGCTTGGAGAGTGGTTATAGCTGCTGAAATGGTAGGAGTTCCAAATGGTCTTGGTTATATGCTGAGCGAAGGCAGAGCTACAGGAAGGACTGATATTACTATTGTAACTATGGTATGTCTAGGAGTAATAATGCTAATCTTTGAGGAAATATTATTTGACCCATTAGAGAAACGTACTCGTTTTTGGCGTAAAAGTATAAGCTAA
- a CDS encoding 6-phospho-alpha-glucosidase — protein MKKHSVVIAGGGSTFTPGIVMMLLDNIDRFPLRKLKLYDNDGERQGIIGEALEIVLKENAPDIEFSYTTDAEEAFTDVDFCMAHIRVGKYEMREKDEKIPLKYNVVGQETCGPGGIAYGMRSIGGMMELINLMEKYSPNCWMLNYSNPASIVAEACRVLKPKSKVLNICDMPVGTLRRMSSIVGLEPKDLEVRYFGLNHFGWWSSVKDTKGNDLMPQLKEFVSKHGYITKKEVETQHTDVSWQATHLKARDILAVDPRFLPNTYLKYYLFPDYVVEHSNPEYSRANEVMDGREKDVFGAARAIVEAGTSKGGEFHIDSHATFIVDLARAIAYNTHERMLCIVENMGAISNFDPTAMVEVPCIVGSDGPEPLTIGDIPIFEKGLMEQQVAVEKLAVEAWIEGSYQKLWQALTLSKTVPSASVAKELLDDLIEANKGYWPELN, from the coding sequence ATGAAAAAGCATTCTGTTGTAATCGCAGGGGGAGGAAGTACATTTACACCTGGAATCGTTATGATGTTATTAGATAATATAGATAGATTTCCACTTCGCAAACTAAAATTGTATGATAATGATGGAGAACGTCAGGGGATCATTGGTGAGGCTCTTGAAATTGTGTTAAAGGAGAACGCTCCTGATATAGAGTTTTCTTATACCACTGATGCTGAAGAAGCTTTTACTGATGTGGACTTTTGTATGGCACACATTCGTGTAGGAAAATATGAAATGCGTGAAAAGGATGAAAAAATTCCTTTGAAATATAATGTAGTAGGACAGGAAACCTGTGGACCTGGAGGAATTGCCTATGGTATGAGAAGTATTGGAGGTATGATGGAGCTTATTAATCTTATGGAAAAATATTCTCCAAATTGCTGGATGTTAAACTACTCGAATCCCGCATCCATTGTAGCAGAAGCCTGCCGTGTTTTAAAGCCAAAATCTAAAGTACTAAATATTTGTGATATGCCTGTAGGTACACTAAGACGTATGTCAAGTATTGTGGGACTTGAGCCAAAAGATTTAGAAGTTCGTTATTTTGGGTTAAATCACTTTGGTTGGTGGAGCAGTGTAAAGGATACCAAGGGTAACGATTTGATGCCTCAGTTAAAAGAATTTGTATCTAAACATGGTTACATCACTAAAAAGGAAGTAGAAACCCAGCATACAGATGTCAGCTGGCAGGCAACACATTTAAAGGCAAGAGATATTCTAGCAGTTGATCCTAGATTTTTACCTAACACTTATTTAAAATATTATTTATTTCCAGACTACGTTGTAGAGCATTCTAATCCAGAATATTCAAGGGCTAATGAGGTTATGGATGGACGTGAAAAAGATGTATTTGGTGCAGCAAGGGCAATAGTAGAAGCTGGAACATCAAAAGGCGGAGAATTTCACATTGACAGTCATGCCACATTTATTGTGGATCTAGCCAGAGCCATTGCCTATAATACCCATGAAAGAATGCTCTGCATTGTGGAAAACATGGGAGCTATTTCAAACTTTGACCCTACAGCTATGGTAGAAGTACCTTGTATAGTTGGCAGCGATGGACCAGAACCATTAACCATAGGAGATATTCCAATATTTGAAAAGGGATTGATGGAGCAGCAGGTTGCCGTTGAAAAATTAGCAGTGGAAGCATGGATTGAAGGCAGCTATCAGAAATTATGGCAGGCACTTACTCTATCAAAAACAGTGCCTAGTGCAAGTGTTGCAAAAGAACTTTTGGATGACCTTATTGAAGCAAATAAAGGTTACTGGCCAGAGCTTAATTAA
- a CDS encoding acyl--CoA ligase → MEFRSIKELIEFRGKNNSSELFIFSPEDETKLTFGEYYEEIVNLSNKLMNRGLKKGDKVAILLFNGLNYAVSFMSVVTSGGVVVPINPNLKSAEIEYLLKDSDAKFIITDIDGMKDLNSKELNFKLEGLNTEFGSSGELKIIQLSKQFEDIDDTINEDLKLEDEVLLLYTSGTTGKPKGVVLTNGNLLSEAENVHKGHKLTQNDIALCVLPLFHVNGLVVTLISPLFSAGKVVMPKKFRASQFWNWVEYYKVTWFSVVPTILSIILSRPIREEFDLSSLRFARSASSSLPVAILNEFENRFGVPVIESYGISEASSQVTTNPLPPLVRKAGSVGLPVGNEIKVIDENGSDLKSDVVGEVVIRGDNVTNGYSNNLNANLESFRNGWFYTGDLGYFDEDGYLFLTGRRKEIINRAGEKISPREVDEVLYSLPEVEMAAAVGVPDSFYGEEVVAFIKLRPVQKIDEKEILSFCSNKLADFKVPKKIFFVDDLPKGPSGKIQRKKLVKVYEDIQKCERGEQLI, encoded by the coding sequence ATGGAGTTTAGATCTATTAAAGAATTAATAGAATTTAGAGGTAAAAATAATAGTTCAGAACTATTTATTTTCTCCCCAGAAGATGAAACTAAACTAACCTTTGGTGAATATTACGAGGAGATAGTTAACTTAAGTAATAAATTAATGAATAGGGGACTGAAAAAGGGTGATAAAGTAGCTATTTTATTATTCAATGGCTTAAATTATGCTGTAAGTTTTATGTCGGTAGTTACCAGTGGTGGAGTAGTTGTTCCTATTAACCCTAACTTAAAATCAGCAGAAATAGAATATTTATTAAAAGATTCAGATGCAAAATTTATAATTACCGACATAGATGGTATGAAAGATCTAAATAGCAAAGAACTAAATTTCAAACTTGAAGGATTAAATACTGAATTTGGTTCAAGTGGAGAGCTAAAGATAATACAGTTATCTAAGCAGTTTGAAGATATTGATGATACTATTAATGAGGATTTGAAATTGGAGGATGAAGTTTTATTATTATATACTTCTGGGACCACGGGAAAGCCTAAAGGTGTGGTTTTAACTAATGGGAATTTATTATCTGAAGCTGAAAATGTACATAAAGGTCACAAATTAACCCAAAATGATATAGCACTTTGTGTTTTACCGTTATTCCATGTTAATGGATTAGTTGTAACTTTAATTAGTCCACTATTTTCTGCCGGAAAAGTTGTGATGCCTAAAAAGTTTAGAGCTAGCCAGTTTTGGAATTGGGTTGAATATTACAAAGTTACTTGGTTTAGTGTAGTACCAACTATTTTATCTATAATTCTTTCAAGACCAATAAGAGAAGAATTTGATTTATCATCCTTAAGATTTGCAAGATCTGCATCATCTTCTCTACCGGTAGCAATATTAAATGAATTTGAAAATAGATTTGGAGTTCCGGTAATTGAATCCTATGGAATTTCAGAAGCCAGTAGTCAAGTAACAACTAATCCTTTACCTCCTTTAGTAAGAAAAGCAGGTTCTGTAGGCTTGCCTGTGGGAAATGAAATTAAAGTTATAGATGAAAATGGTAGTGATTTAAAGTCAGATGTTGTAGGAGAAGTTGTAATAAGAGGGGATAACGTAACCAATGGTTATAGTAATAATTTAAATGCTAATTTAGAATCATTTAGGAATGGATGGTTTTATACTGGAGATTTAGGATATTTTGATGAAGATGGTTACCTATTTCTTACAGGACGCAGAAAGGAAATTATTAATAGAGCAGGAGAAAAAATATCTCCTAGAGAGGTAGACGAAGTATTGTATTCATTACCAGAAGTGGAAATGGCAGCTGCGGTTGGTGTACCAGATTCTTTTTATGGAGAAGAAGTAGTAGCTTTCATAAAACTAAGACCTGTACAAAAAATTGATGAAAAAGAAATATTGTCTTTTTGTAGTAATAAGTTAGCAGATTTTAAAGTGCCAAAGAAAATATTTTTTGTAGACGATTTACCTAAAGGTCCTAGTGGAAAAATACAAAGAAAGAAATTGGTAAAAGTATATGAAGATATACAAAAATGTGAAAGAGGGGAACAACTTATATGA